Within the Mumia flava genome, the region GCGATCGTGATGCTGCGCGACCTCGGCCCGCTGCCGGGTGACACGCAGTTCCACACGGTCTGGCGACGCGGCATGAGGGTCGTCAACGACGTCGCCGGCACGCCTCTGGAGCCGGGGCAGATCGAGGTCGGCCAGCTGATCAACGCCCAGCCCGAGGTGTTCTTCGAGACCGACAGCCACGGCCACGCCGTCTTCCACGGCACCGAGCTGCTCCAGGCGAAGGCCAAGGCGTCGGTGATCGTCGTCCGGATCCGCCCGGAGGACAACAACCCGCGTGAGGGCCAGGAGAACTGGGACGTCGACGGGATCCTCTGCTACTCCAAGATCTGCACCCACGTCGGCTGCCCGATCAGTCTCTGGGAGCAGCACACCCACCACCTGCTGTGCCCGTGCCACCAGACGACCTACGACCTCGCCGACGGCGGCAAGGTCATCTTCGGTCCCGGCCACCGTCCCCTGCCCCAGCTGCCGCTCGCGGTAGACTCCGAGGGGTACCTGATCGCCACCAGCGACTTCCGTGAGCCGGTTGGCCCGAGCTTCCCGGAGGTGCATCAGAACCGTGACTGACACCGTGAGCACCACCCCACTGAAGGACACGAAGTTCGGCCAGAAGGCCGCCGGACCCGTGGGATGGCTCGACGACCGTCTCGGTCTCGGCCCCCTGGTGAAGAAGAACATCCGCAAGGTGTTCCCGGACCACTGGTCGTTCCTGCTCGGCGAGATCGCGCTGTGGTCGTTCGTCGTGCTGCTGCTGACCGGCACGTTCCTCGCGATCTGGTACCAGCCGAGCATGAACGAGATCACGTACAACGGCTCGTACGAGCCGATGCGCGGGCTCGAGATGTCCCAGGCCTACGCCTCGACGCTCGACATCTCGTTCGACATCCGCGGCGGTCTGCTGATGCGGCAGATCCACCACTGGTCCGCGGCCCTGTTCGTCGCCGCGATGATGGCCCACATGCTCCGGGTCTTCTTCACCGGCGCGTACCGCAAGCCGCGTGAGCTCAACTGGCTGATCGGCGTCGGGCTGTTCTCCCTGGCGCTGATCGAGGGCTTCGCGGGCTACTCGCTCCCCGACGATCTGCTGTCGGGCACCGGGCTTCGCTTCGTCGACGGCCTCATCCGCTCGATCCCGATCGTGGGCTCGTACCTCGAGTACTTCGTCTTCGGTGGTGAGTTCCCCGGCGACCTGATCATCGCCCGCCTGTACATGGCACACATCTTCCTGATCCCGGGTCTGCTGCTCGGTCTGATCGCCGCGCACATGCTGCTGCTCGTCTACCACAAGCACACGCAGTGGCCTGGGCCCGGCCGGACCGAGAAGAACGTCGTCGGCTACCCGATGCTCCCGGTCTACGCGGCGAAGGCCGGCGGCTTCTTCTTCATCGTGTTCGGGTTCACCGCGCTGATGGCGGCGTTCATCCAGATCAACCCGATCTGGACCTACGGCCCGTACAACCCCTCCGAGGTGACGGCGGGCAGCCAGCCCGACTGGTACATGGGCTGGGTCGAGGGCGCGGTCCGGATCATGCCCAACTGGGAGTTCACGATCGGTCCCGAGACGTTCTCCTTGAACGTCTTCATCCCGGCCGTGCTGCTGATGGGCCTGCTGTTCACGGTGCTCGCGATCTGGCCGTTCGCCGAGCGGTGGGTGACCCGCGACAACGCGGAGCACCACCTGCTCCAGCGCCCGCGCAACGCGCCGACCCGCACCGCGCTCGGCGTCGCGGGCATGACCTTCTACGGGGTCTGCTGGATCGCCGGCGGCAACGACATCATCGCGCTGAAGTTCAACCTGGACATCTTCGTGATCACGTGGCTCTGCCGGATCGGTGTGTTCGTCGGACCGGTGATCGCGTTCATCGTCACCCGGCGGATCTGCATCAGCCTGCAGCGCAAGGACAACGAGACGCTGCTGCACGGCTACGAGACCGGCATCATCGTGCGGTCGCCCGACGGGGCCTACGCCGAGGCGCACGCTCCGCTCCCGGCGGACCAGGCGTTCACGCTCAGCGACCGCAAGCGGCCGCAGGTCCTGGAAGCCCCGGAGACCGAGGACGAGCACGGTGTCCGCAACCCCGCGAGTCGCAAGGAGCGGCTGCGGGCGTGGTTCTCGCGGAAGTTCTACGAGCACGATCTCGACAAGCCGACCGTCGAGGAGGTCGAGGAGGCGGCACACCACCACTCCGACGACCCGTACCCGGCGAACGAGCTGCCCGAGGACTTCTCGGGGGTCAGCGAGACCGGCGTGCCGAAGTCCCACTGACGCACCACCGGCCGAGACGGCCCCGTCCCCTCACCGGGGGCGGGGCCGTCTCGCGTTCGGTCCCCAGGCGCGCCGGCCGCCGACCCCGCTACGCTGCCGGCGAGCATCGGTTGCGGTCGTGGCGGCGGGGCGAGACGGTGATGCCACCGGTCCGCCGCCACGAGGGTGAGGACCGGTGCGACGGTGAGCGAGAGGACGACCATGGCGAGCATGATCGAGGACTACGCGATCATCGGTGACACCCGCAGCGTCGCGTTGGTCGGGCGTGACAGCTCGATCGACTGGTGGTGCGTCCCGAGGATCGACTCCGGAGCGTGCTTCGCGTCCCTGCTGGGCGACGAGGGGCACGGGCGGTGGCTCCTCCGGCCCGCGGGTGACGTCACGGCCGTGAGCCGCCGCTACCGCCCTGACACGCTCGTGCTCGAGACCGACTTCGAGACCGCCGACGGCGCGGTCCGCGTCGTCGACTTCATGTCCCCCGCCGACCACGACCACTCCCGGATCTTCCGTCTCGTCGAAGGGCTCCGCGGCACCGTCGAGATGACGATGGAGCTGGTGGTCCGCTTCGACTACGGCTCGGTCACGCCGTGGGTGAACGCCACCGCCACCGGCCAGACCTTCGTCGCCGGGCCGGACGGGCTGCGCCTGCACGCGTCCGTGCCGGTCGAAGGACACGACATGCGGACCGTAGCCCGGTTCCGGTGCGAGGAGGGCCAGGACGAGTCGTTCTCACTGGCCTGGTACGCCGCCGGCCACCACCCGCCGCTCCCCCTCGATGCCGCCGCCGCGTGCGCCCGTACGGACGCCTGGTGGACCCGGTGGTCGAGCCGGTGCACCTATGACGGTGCGTGGGCCGAGGACGTCCGGCGCTCGCTCATCACGATCAAGGCGCTGTCGTACTCCCCGACCGGTGCGGTCGTGGCTGCCGCCACGACCTCGCTGCCCGAGCACATCGGTGGTGTCCGCAACTGGGACTACCGCTTCTCCTGGCTGCGCGACGCCTCGCTGTCGCTGCAGGCGCTCGTCGAGTGCGGCTACGGCGCCGAGGCAGCGGCCTGGTACGCCTGGCTCCGTCGCGCGGTGGCAGGCAACCCCGGCGACTTCCAGATCATGTACGGCGTGGGCGGAGAGCGTCGCCTGCCCGAGCTCGAGCTGGACTGGCTCCCCGGGTACGAGGGATCGGCACCCGTGCGGATCGGTAACGCCGCGAGCGACCAGTTCCAGCTGGACGTGTTCGGTGAGGTGCTCGAGGCGACGTGGACGGCCCTGAGCAGCGGGCTGGTGAAGCCGGAGGACGAGGACCTCCCCGTTCAGCGGAACGAGGAGGATGCCCTGCTGCCTGCCATCATGGAGCACCTCGAACGGGTCTGGGACGAGCCGGACGAGGGGATCTGGGAGATCCGAGGACCTCGTCGCCACTTCGTCCACTCGAAGGTGATGGCCTGGACGGCGTTCGACCGGGCCCTCCGGATCGCGGAGCACCTCCGCCTCGGGACGAGCGTCCCTCAGGACCGCTGGGCCGAGCTGCGCGACCGGATCCATGCCGAGGTCTGCGAGCGGGGCTGGAACGAGGAACGGGGGACGTTCGTGCAGTACTACGGCGCCGACGTCGTCGACGCAGCGCTCCTCACCATGGTCCGGGTCGGCTTCCTCCCCCCGGACGACCCGCGCATCATCGCGACCGTGGAGGCGATCGAGCGCGACCTCAAGGTCGGCGACTTCGTGCTCCGCTATCCGATGGAGTCCGACGACGACCACCCCGTCGACGGGCTTCCCCCGGGCGAGGGTGCGTTCCTGCTCACGACCTTCTGGCTCGTCGACGCGCTCGCCCTGATCGGACGGCGCGACGACGCCGTCGCTCTCTTCGAGAAGCTGCGGGCCCTGCGCAACGACGTCGGCCTGCTGTCCGAGGAGTACGACCCGCACGCGCAGCGGATGCTCGGCAACGTCCCGCAGGCGTTCTCCCACCTCGGGCTGATCGTCGCCGCCGCGACCCTCTCCCCCGACCGCATCGGGCCGGCCGAGGACGACGGACCGGTCGCCGGCTTCAGCTGAGCAGCGACCGGTCGCGCCGCGTCCTCAGCTCAGCGCGGAGCCCTTCTTGAACTCCTTGTACGAGATGTTCCAGTCGGTCCAGCCGTTCTGGGGCTCGAGCACGGTCCGGCTCGAGTTCACGAACTTCACCGGGTCACCGATCGTGGAGATCCCGTAGTACCACTGGGCGTTCTCGACGCTCAGACCGGTGCAGCCGTGGCTGACGTTGGCGGAGCCCTGTGACCCGACCGACCACGGGGCCGCGTGGACGAACTCGCCGGAGTTCGTCACCCGCATGGCGTACTTCACGTCGGAGATGTTGTAGTACTCCGGGTCGTCCTCGGAGATCCCGGTGGTCGCGGCGTCCATCCGCTTCTCCAGGTGCTTCTCCATGATGACCTTGGTGCCGTTGCGGGTCTCGAACCCGGCCTTGCCGGTGGTCGCCGGGATCGTACGGGCGACCTTCCCGTCGACCTTCACGGTCAGCGTGTGGTTCGCGACGTCGACGACGCTGGTGACCGCCTGGTCGGTGATCTGGAACGACGTCGAGCGGTCCATCTGCCCGTAGATCCCCTTGGCGGTCTTCAGGCTGTTGATGTTGACGTTCACGTCCACGTCGGTGCCGGCCGGCCAGTACTTGCGGGGACGGAAGTGGACCTCCGAGTCGCTCACCCAGCTCCACGTCCCGTTGACCTGGGGCTTCGAGCTCACCTCGAGGTGGCGCTCGACCTCGGCCCGGCGGGTCACCGGGATGTCGAACCGGACGATGATCGGCATCGCGACGCCGACGGTCTGGCCGTCCAGAGGCGAGATCGAGGCGTACGCCTGCTGGTCGAGCCTCAAGTCGGTCGTGCGGAACGTGCGCTGCACCGTCTCGGTGGCGCCGTCCTCGTCGCGGGTCGTCACCTCGAGGCGGTACTTCTTGCCGGGCTCGAGCGTGCCGTCAGCGGTCCAGGAGGCGCCGTCGGAGCTGATCTCCCCCTGGACGGTCCGCTTCGGCTTCGCCTTCTTGCCGAAGTGGGCCGTCACGGCGGTGATCGTGCCGTTCTCCGCGGCGAGGGACACCTCGGTGTCGACCGCGACATCGCGCGCGCCGTCGTCGACGTTCGAGGAGAGCACGACATCCGGCGCCGAGGTCGGCGTCGGAGACGTCTCCGGATCGTCGGAGCTGCCGAGGCCGGCGTCGGCGGCGCCGGAGCAACCGGCGAGCACCAGCGCAGCGCTCAGCACGCCGCCGACGAGCAGGTGCCGTCGGCGGTCGATCCTGGGCGTACGAGTCGTCATGATCCCCCTTGGAGCACGTAGAACCCCTCCGAGGGTAGCAACCGCCCCCACACGCGCCGCGGGCCGACCGCCCAGCGGCGGTGGACCAGCGGCGGTGGATCAGTGCTCGAAGACGCCCCGGTAGTACTCGAAGACCCAACCGCACACGGCCATGGCGCCGAAGCCGGAGGCGATGATGAACAGCCACCACCCGAAGATCAGGCCGATGATCATGGCGCCGAAGGCCAGGGCGCACCACAGCGGCCACCAGCTCCAGGGCGGGTAGAAGCCCTGCTCTCCGGCGCCCTCGGCGATCTCGGCGTCGTCGCGGTCCTCCAGCCGGGCCGGGATCTGCTTGGCCACCACACCGAGGTAGAACCCCAGCAGAGCAGCCAGCAGGGCGGCCATCACCAGCGCCGTCGTGCCGGTCGGATCACCCGAGGCGATCCAGTAGATGGGGGTCACGATCACGAAGAAGATCGCGACCGACGCGACCACCCAGGCTTCGGCCTTCACCGATCCTCACCTTCCCGACGCTCCTGCGTCTGACCTTCGAGATGCTCCCGACGCCCGTTCACATCGGGCGCGTCTGCCGTCTTCGACTCGAGGTTGTCGTTGTCGGCGTGCTCGAGCAGGGCGAGCTCGGGGTGGTGCAGGTCGAACGCCGGGCTCTCCGAACGGATCCGCGGCAGCTTCGTGAAGTTGTGCCGCGGCGGCGGGCAGGACGTCGCCCACTCCAGCGAGCGGCCCCAGCCCCACGGGTCGTCGACTCCGACCTTCGGGTTGTTCCGGGAGATCCACAGGTTGTAGAAGAACGGCAGCGTCGAGATCGCCAGCAGGATCGCTCCGACCGACGAGACCTGGTTGAGGATCGTGAAGCCGTCGCCCGGCGAGTAGTCCGCGTAGCGGCGCGGCATGCCCTCGACACCCAGCCAGTGCTGCACGAGGAAGGTCGTGTGGAAGCCGACGAACAGCAGCCAGAAGTGGATCTTGCCGAGCCGCTCGTTGAGCATGCGGCCGGTGAACTTGGGCCACCAGTAGTAGAACCCCGCGAACATCGCGAAGACGACGGTGCCGAAGACGACGTAGTGGAAGTGCGCCACCACGAAGTAGCTGTCGGACAGCGCGAAGTCCAGGGCCGGCGACGCCAGGATGATGCCCGTCAGGCCACCGAACAGGAACGTCGTGAGGAAGCCCAGGGTCCACACCAGCGGTGTGTCGAAGCTCAGCGAACCGCCCCAGAGCGTGCCGATCCAGTTGAAGAACTTCACTCCGGTCGGGACCGCGATCAGGAACGTCATGAAGGAGAAGAACGCGAGGTCGACCGACCCGGTGACGAACATGTGGTGCGCCCACACCGCCACGGACAGCGCGGCGATCGCCAGGGTGGCGCCGACCAGACCGATGTAGCCGAAGATCGGCTTGCGGCTGAAGACCGGCAGGATCTCCGTCACGATGCCGAAGAACGGCAGCGCGATGATGTAGACCTCCGGATGGCCGAAGAACCAGAACAGGTGCTGCCACAGGATCGGCCCGCCGGTCGCGGGGTCGAAGACGTGGGCGCCGAACTGACGATCCGCGAACAGCGCGAGGAGCGCGGCCGCGAGGATCGGGAAGGCGATCAGCACCAGAAGGCTCGTGACCAGGACGTTCCAGGTGAAGATCGGCATCCGGAACATGGTCATGCCGGGGGCGCGCATCGTGAAGATCGTCGTCACGAAGTTGACGCCACCGAGGATGGTGCCCAGACCGGACATGTAGAGGCCCAGCACCCACATGTCGCCGCCGACGCCCGGTGAGTTGATCGCGTCCGAGAGCGGGGCGTACGCGAACCAGCCGAAGCTCGCCGCGCCACCGGGGACGAAGAACCCGGCCACGACGATCGTGCTGCCGAACAGGAACAGCCAGTAGCTGAACATGTTGAGGCGCGGGAAGGCGACGTCGGGCGCACCGATCTGCAGCGGCATGATCCAGTTCGCGAAGCCGACGAACAGCGGCGTCGCGAACATCAGCAGCATGATCGTGCCGTGCATCGTGAACAGCTGGTTGTACGTCTCGTCGTCGACGACCTGCGTGCCCGGCGCAGCCAGCTCCGCGCGGATCAGCAGCGCGAGGATGCCGCCGATCAGGAAGAAGACGAACGACGTGACGAGGTAGAGGGTGCCGATCTGCTTGTGATCGGTCGTCGTCATCAGGTTGACGATCCGCTTGCCGAGCGGCTTCGGGCCCGAGGGCTCCGGTGTCCCGCTGGCGGCGGTGGGTTCTGCGACCGCGGTCACTCCTCTTCTCCGTTCTCTGCGTTGGCTGCCTCGGCCTCGGCGAGCCCGGCGATCCGGTACGCCTCGGCGGCGCCCTCGGGCTCACCGACCTGGCCGGCGGCCTGGAGCTCCTGCAGGTGGGCGTCGTACTCCTCGCTGGAGACGATGCGCACCGTGAAGATCATCCGCGAGTGGTAGAGACCGCACAGCTCGGCGCAGCGGCCGGTGAACGTGCCCTCTCGGTTCGGGGTGAGGTCGAAGCTGTTGACCTTGCCGGGGACGACGTCCATCTTGAAGTAGAACTCCGGCACCCAGAACGAGTGGATGACGTCGGGCGAGACCAGGTTGAACCGCACCGACTCGTCGACCGGCAGCCACAGCTCGGTCGGGTTGTCGGTGTCGCCCGTGTCGAAGACCGGGACGCCGCCGGTGGCCTCTTCGTCCAGGTAGTTGAAGGTGAACTGCCACTTGCTCCCGACCACCGTGACCGTGTGGTCGGGGTCGTCGACCTTCTCCAGCATCTCGTTCTGCGCCGAGACGGTCTCCGCGAAGAAGATCGCGACCACGATGATCGGCGCCACCGTGTACAGCACCTCCAGCGGGAGGTGGTAGCGGATCTGGCTCGGGGCGTCCTCGTCACGCTTGCGGTAGCGGACCATCGCCCAGGCCATCAGGCCGAAGACGAGGACGAAGACGACGCCGCTCGCGATCCACGCTCCCACCCACAGGGGGAACATCGCGTCGACCCGGTCGCTCGCGCCGACCGGCAGCGCCAGGCGCTTCCATTCGTTCGCGTCCGTCGGAGAGCAACCACTGAGCATCACGGTCGCGGCGACCACGGACACGACGCCCAGCACCGTGGTGCTCGGGCGGCGACGCTTGTCCTCGGATCGCTTGTCGCGCGCGAAGAGTTCCAGACCCACCAGGCGCCTTTCTGGCTCGATACGTCTTCTGACCGCAGCGGTGACGGAGGGCGCTCCCGGAGCAGCGGTACCGTCCGACCGCGAACGACAGCACCCTACCCCGGACTGGTCGGTCGAGCCGCCAGAGGTCCCCTCACAGCGCGGGCAGGGCATCGTCTACGATGCGCGCCGCCTCGTCGCCGTACTGCACGCCCAGACGGGCCAGCAGACCGGCCCGGTCGAGGCGGTACTCCTGCGTCCCGGTGGTCTCCACCACGCCCGCCGCAAGGGTGCACCCCAGCTGCGCGCACTGCTCGTGCCCGAGCTCGAGGGCCAGCCCGGCCAGGAACCCCGCCCGGAACGCGTCACCCACCCCGGTCGGGTCGACCGCGTCGATCCCGGCGATCGCCGGAACCTCGAGCACGGAGCCGTCCTCCTCGAAGACCGTGACGCCGGCGGCACCACGGGTGACGACACGGGTGCCGACGCGCTCGGCGATCTCGCCTGCGCTCCACCCGGTCTTCTTCTCCGTCAGCGCGGCCTCGTACTCGTTGGAGAACAGGTACGCGGCGCCGTCGATCAGCCGGCGGATCAGGTCGCCGTCGGCCCAGGCGAGCTGCTGGGAGGGATCGGCCGCGAAGCGATAGCCACGGCTGCGGCACTCCTCGGTGTGGCGGACCATCCCCTCGGGGTCGTCGGGTCCGATCAGCACGATCCCCCAACCGCCTGACCGGTCGTGGATCGGGGCGAGCTCGATCTCGCGCGCCTCCGACATCGCCCCGGCGTAGAAGGTCGCGATCTGGGCGTGCGACCGGTCGGTCGTGCAGACGAACCGCGCGGTGTGCTTGGTCTCGGAGGTGTGGACCCCCGAGCAGTCGACCCCGTGCCGCTCCAGCCACGAGCGGTAGTCCGCGAAGTCCTCCCCCACGGCGCCGATCAGCACGGGGCGCTGGCCCAGCACCGCGAGGCCGAACGCGATGTTCGCGCCGCAGCCCCCGCGGCGTACCTCGAGGTCGTCGACGAGGAAGGACAGCGAGATCTTGTCGAGCTGGTCGACGACCAGCGAGTCGGAGAACAGCCCCGGGAACGTCATCAGGTGATCGTTCGCGATGGATCCGGACACGGCGATCTGCAACGGAGGCTCCTCGGTCGACGAACAGTGCCGCAGTCACGATAGTCCCCCCGACCGGCGCGCGGGCCCGGGGCGCAGAACGCGAGGACCGTGCCTCACCGGGAGTGAGGCACGGTCCTCGTGGTCGTGCGGGGTCGGCTCGGTGCCGTGCTGCTAGGCCGGCGCCGACCCGGTCGTACGGCGGCTCAGTGGAACGAGTCG harbors:
- a CDS encoding L,D-transpeptidase, which gives rise to MTTRTPRIDRRRHLLVGGVLSAALVLAGCSGAADAGLGSSDDPETSPTPTSAPDVVLSSNVDDGARDVAVDTEVSLAAENGTITAVTAHFGKKAKPKRTVQGEISSDGASWTADGTLEPGKKYRLEVTTRDEDGATETVQRTFRTTDLRLDQQAYASISPLDGQTVGVAMPIIVRFDIPVTRRAEVERHLEVSSKPQVNGTWSWVSDSEVHFRPRKYWPAGTDVDVNVNINSLKTAKGIYGQMDRSTSFQITDQAVTSVVDVANHTLTVKVDGKVARTIPATTGKAGFETRNGTKVIMEKHLEKRMDAATTGISEDDPEYYNISDVKYAMRVTNSGEFVHAAPWSVGSQGSANVSHGCTGLSVENAQWYYGISTIGDPVKFVNSSRTVLEPQNGWTDWNISYKEFKKGSALS
- a CDS encoding carbohydrate kinase family protein, with translation MTFPGLFSDSLVVDQLDKISLSFLVDDLEVRRGGCGANIAFGLAVLGQRPVLIGAVGEDFADYRSWLERHGVDCSGVHTSETKHTARFVCTTDRSHAQIATFYAGAMSEAREIELAPIHDRSGGWGIVLIGPDDPEGMVRHTEECRSRGYRFAADPSQQLAWADGDLIRRLIDGAAYLFSNEYEAALTEKKTGWSAGEIAERVGTRVVTRGAAGVTVFEEDGSVLEVPAIAGIDAVDPTGVGDAFRAGFLAGLALELGHEQCAQLGCTLAAGVVETTGTQEYRLDRAGLLARLGVQYGDEAARIVDDALPAL
- a CDS encoding ubiquinol-cytochrome c reductase iron-sulfur subunit, which gives rise to MSSDTHDERPDDDRPGDDTSLTPRARNDIEPAEPIENPGLPEHLPRPTDVDPRMEKRAERQVAGLFGVSILLALAFCVAYFTIPTDAVVFGWFSLNLALGLTLGGALFLIGVGAIHWAKKLMHDHEIIEMRHPAHSSDEDREEALAILDTGVSESGFGRRPLIRNTLLGAVGVLGLPAIVMLRDLGPLPGDTQFHTVWRRGMRVVNDVAGTPLEPGQIEVGQLINAQPEVFFETDSHGHAVFHGTELLQAKAKASVIVVRIRPEDNNPREGQENWDVDGILCYSKICTHVGCPISLWEQHTHHLLCPCHQTTYDLADGGKVIFGPGHRPLPQLPLAVDSEGYLIATSDFREPVGPSFPEVHQNRD
- a CDS encoding cytochrome b → MSTTPLKDTKFGQKAAGPVGWLDDRLGLGPLVKKNIRKVFPDHWSFLLGEIALWSFVVLLLTGTFLAIWYQPSMNEITYNGSYEPMRGLEMSQAYASTLDISFDIRGGLLMRQIHHWSAALFVAAMMAHMLRVFFTGAYRKPRELNWLIGVGLFSLALIEGFAGYSLPDDLLSGTGLRFVDGLIRSIPIVGSYLEYFVFGGEFPGDLIIARLYMAHIFLIPGLLLGLIAAHMLLLVYHKHTQWPGPGRTEKNVVGYPMLPVYAAKAGGFFFIVFGFTALMAAFIQINPIWTYGPYNPSEVTAGSQPDWYMGWVEGAVRIMPNWEFTIGPETFSLNVFIPAVLLMGLLFTVLAIWPFAERWVTRDNAEHHLLQRPRNAPTRTALGVAGMTFYGVCWIAGGNDIIALKFNLDIFVITWLCRIGVFVGPVIAFIVTRRICISLQRKDNETLLHGYETGIIVRSPDGAYAEAHAPLPADQAFTLSDRKRPQVLEAPETEDEHGVRNPASRKERLRAWFSRKFYEHDLDKPTVEEVEEAAHHHSDDPYPANELPEDFSGVSETGVPKSH
- the coxB gene encoding cytochrome c oxidase subunit II translates to MGLELFARDKRSEDKRRRPSTTVLGVVSVVAATVMLSGCSPTDANEWKRLALPVGASDRVDAMFPLWVGAWIASGVVFVLVFGLMAWAMVRYRKRDEDAPSQIRYHLPLEVLYTVAPIIVVAIFFAETVSAQNEMLEKVDDPDHTVTVVGSKWQFTFNYLDEEATGGVPVFDTGDTDNPTELWLPVDESVRFNLVSPDVIHSFWVPEFYFKMDVVPGKVNSFDLTPNREGTFTGRCAELCGLYHSRMIFTVRIVSSEEYDAHLQELQAAGQVGEPEGAAEAYRIAGLAEAEAANAENGEEE
- the ctaD gene encoding cytochrome c oxidase subunit I → MTTTDHKQIGTLYLVTSFVFFLIGGILALLIRAELAAPGTQVVDDETYNQLFTMHGTIMLLMFATPLFVGFANWIMPLQIGAPDVAFPRLNMFSYWLFLFGSTIVVAGFFVPGGAASFGWFAYAPLSDAINSPGVGGDMWVLGLYMSGLGTILGGVNFVTTIFTMRAPGMTMFRMPIFTWNVLVTSLLVLIAFPILAAALLALFADRQFGAHVFDPATGGPILWQHLFWFFGHPEVYIIALPFFGIVTEILPVFSRKPIFGYIGLVGATLAIAALSVAVWAHHMFVTGSVDLAFFSFMTFLIAVPTGVKFFNWIGTLWGGSLSFDTPLVWTLGFLTTFLFGGLTGIILASPALDFALSDSYFVVAHFHYVVFGTVVFAMFAGFYYWWPKFTGRMLNERLGKIHFWLLFVGFHTTFLVQHWLGVEGMPRRYADYSPGDGFTILNQVSSVGAILLAISTLPFFYNLWISRNNPKVGVDDPWGWGRSLEWATSCPPPRHNFTKLPRIRSESPAFDLHHPELALLEHADNDNLESKTADAPDVNGRREHLEGQTQERREGEDR
- a CDS encoding glycoside hydrolase family 15 protein, producing the protein MASMIEDYAIIGDTRSVALVGRDSSIDWWCVPRIDSGACFASLLGDEGHGRWLLRPAGDVTAVSRRYRPDTLVLETDFETADGAVRVVDFMSPADHDHSRIFRLVEGLRGTVEMTMELVVRFDYGSVTPWVNATATGQTFVAGPDGLRLHASVPVEGHDMRTVARFRCEEGQDESFSLAWYAAGHHPPLPLDAAAACARTDAWWTRWSSRCTYDGAWAEDVRRSLITIKALSYSPTGAVVAAATTSLPEHIGGVRNWDYRFSWLRDASLSLQALVECGYGAEAAAWYAWLRRAVAGNPGDFQIMYGVGGERRLPELELDWLPGYEGSAPVRIGNAASDQFQLDVFGEVLEATWTALSSGLVKPEDEDLPVQRNEEDALLPAIMEHLERVWDEPDEGIWEIRGPRRHFVHSKVMAWTAFDRALRIAEHLRLGTSVPQDRWAELRDRIHAEVCERGWNEERGTFVQYYGADVVDAALLTMVRVGFLPPDDPRIIATVEAIERDLKVGDFVLRYPMESDDDHPVDGLPPGEGAFLLTTFWLVDALALIGRRDDAVALFEKLRALRNDVGLLSEEYDPHAQRMLGNVPQAFSHLGLIVAAATLSPDRIGPAEDDGPVAGFS
- a CDS encoding cytochrome c oxidase subunit 4 is translated as MKAEAWVVASVAIFFVIVTPIYWIASGDPTGTTALVMAALLAALLGFYLGVVAKQIPARLEDRDDAEIAEGAGEQGFYPPWSWWPLWCALAFGAMIIGLIFGWWLFIIASGFGAMAVCGWVFEYYRGVFEH